The following are encoded together in the Prionailurus viverrinus isolate Anna chromosome B3, UM_Priviv_1.0, whole genome shotgun sequence genome:
- the GARIN2 gene encoding Golgi-associated RAB2 interactor protein 2 isoform X3 translates to MLLAHLTPEAQKDTEPLFQRLLTSPSPENLVLTRFLPLQFVTLSVHDAENMRLKVKLVSGRAYYLQLCAPACKQDNLFCQWVELISLLNQEKAKVSKLSEVSSLSEITNSTDITGSVDIMDIAAFAAIQNPHMYTCSDPVNAIESIDFSEFTDVTDVTDVTDVPENEVTEAPDIKIVTEVTEVTDVCDVPNNSEVTVVFENDDILRAKQEEKEKMENILKPGCLRDTKIKNECKESSKHVTISNVTLTFEGERCFHSTLTPEESDINSSKRMSIIRTSEIRTTDFSNTALKAEESRSMRTDSGTSGLHSILIFPLLSISFPLFTVL, encoded by the exons ATGCTTCTGGCACATCTGACACCTGAAGCCCAGAAAGATACAGAACCCCTATTTCAAAGGCTCCTGACATCTCCTTCTCCAGAGAACCTGGTGCTCACCAG GTTTCTCCCTCTACAGTTTGTGACTCTTTCTGTGCACGATGCTGAGAATATGCGCCTCAAAGTAAAGCTGGTCAGTGGTCGAGCCTACTACCTGCAGCTCTGTGCCCCTGCATGTAAACAGGACAACCTATTTTGTCAATGGGTGGAACTCATCTCCCTCTTGAATCAGGAGAAAGCCAAAGTTTCCAAACTGTCAGAAGTCTCAAGCCTCTCGGAAATCACCAATAGCACAGATATCACAGGTTCAGTGGACATCATGGATATTGCAGCATTTGCAGCCATACAGAACCCGCACATGTACACATGTTCAGACCCTGTAAATGCCATAGAAAGCATTGATTTCTCAGAATTCACAGATGTCACCGATGTCACAGACGTCACAGATGTTCCAGAAAATGAGGTCACAGAGGCCCCAGATATAAAAATTGTCACAGAAGTCACAGAAGTCACGGATGTCTGTGATGTCCCAAACAACTCGGAGGTTACAGTGGTATTTGAAAACGATGACATACTAAGGGCCAAGCAAGAGGAAAAG gaaaagatggaaaacattCTGAAGCCTGGGTGTCTACGAGAtacaaaaattaagaatgaatgcAAAGAATCCTCAAAACATGTCACCATCTCAAATGTAACACTGACTTTCGAAGGTGAACGATGTTTTCATTCTACTTTGACTCCAGAAGAAAGTGACATAAATTCATCCAAAAGGATGAGCATTATTAGAACATCTGAAATAAGGACAACTGATTTTAGCAACACAGCTCTCAAGGCTGAGGAATCCAG GAGCATGAGAACTGATTCAGGCACTTCAG GCTTGCATAGTATTTTGATTTTCCCTCTGCTTAgcatttctttccccctttttacaGTCCTCTAA
- the GARIN2 gene encoding Golgi-associated RAB2 interactor protein 2 isoform X2 translates to MKKNNRNSTTRINKQDAISVPPFQDAGDLQNMLDGGEYAPFVSPPILESNFIQVNRRGESVYLHNRANWVTVGICSSSITHKTPNVMLLAHLTPEAQKDTEPLFQRLLTSPSPENLVLTRFLPLQFVTLSVHDAENMRLKVKLVSGRAYYLQLCAPACKQDNLFCQWVELISLLNQEKAKVSKLSEVSSLSEITNSTDITGSVDIMDIAAFAAIQNPHMYTCSDPVNAIESIDFSEFTDVTDVTDVTDVPENEVTEAPDIKIVTEVTEVTDVCDVPNNSEVTVVFENDDILRAKQEEKEKMENILKPGCLRDTKIKNECKESSKHVTISNVTLTFEGERCFHSTLTPEESDINSSKRMSIIRTSEIRTTDFSNTALKAEESRSMRTDSGTSDKYKLLN, encoded by the exons ATGAAGAAGAACAATAGGAACTCTACCACAAGGATCAATAAGCAAGATGCCATCTCCGTCCCACCCTTCCAAGATGCAGGAGATCTTCAAAATATGTTGGATGGAGGAGAGTATGCCCCTTTTGTATCTCCTCCCATATTAGAGAGCAATTTTATCCAG GTTAATAGGAGAGGTGAATCCGTTTACCTTCACAACCGAGCCAACTGGGTGACTGTAGGCATCTGCTCTTCCAGTATCACCCACAAGACACCCAATGTAATGCTTCTGGCACATCTGACACCTGAAGCCCAGAAAGATACAGAACCCCTATTTCAAAGGCTCCTGACATCTCCTTCTCCAGAGAACCTGGTGCTCACCAG GTTTCTCCCTCTACAGTTTGTGACTCTTTCTGTGCACGATGCTGAGAATATGCGCCTCAAAGTAAAGCTGGTCAGTGGTCGAGCCTACTACCTGCAGCTCTGTGCCCCTGCATGTAAACAGGACAACCTATTTTGTCAATGGGTGGAACTCATCTCCCTCTTGAATCAGGAGAAAGCCAAAGTTTCCAAACTGTCAGAAGTCTCAAGCCTCTCGGAAATCACCAATAGCACAGATATCACAGGTTCAGTGGACATCATGGATATTGCAGCATTTGCAGCCATACAGAACCCGCACATGTACACATGTTCAGACCCTGTAAATGCCATAGAAAGCATTGATTTCTCAGAATTCACAGATGTCACCGATGTCACAGACGTCACAGATGTTCCAGAAAATGAGGTCACAGAGGCCCCAGATATAAAAATTGTCACAGAAGTCACAGAAGTCACGGATGTCTGTGATGTCCCAAACAACTCGGAGGTTACAGTGGTATTTGAAAACGATGACATACTAAGGGCCAAGCAAGAGGAAAAG gaaaagatggaaaacattCTGAAGCCTGGGTGTCTACGAGAtacaaaaattaagaatgaatgcAAAGAATCCTCAAAACATGTCACCATCTCAAATGTAACACTGACTTTCGAAGGTGAACGATGTTTTCATTCTACTTTGACTCCAGAAGAAAGTGACATAAATTCATCCAAAAGGATGAGCATTATTAGAACATCTGAAATAAGGACAACTGATTTTAGCAACACAGCTCTCAAGGCTGAGGAATCCAG GAGCATGAGAACTGATTCAGGCACTTCAG ATAAATACAAACtactaaactaa
- the GARIN2 gene encoding Golgi-associated RAB2 interactor protein 2 isoform X1, translating into MKKNNRNSTTRINKQDAISVPPFQDAGDLQNMLDGGEYAPFVSPPILESNFIQVNRRGESVYLHNRANWVTVGICSSSITHKTPNVMLLAHLTPEAQKDTEPLFQRLLTSPSPENLVLTRFLPLQFVTLSVHDAENMRLKVKLVSGRAYYLQLCAPACKQDNLFCQWVELISLLNQEKAKVSKLSEVSSLSEITNSTDITGSVDIMDIAAFAAIQNPHMYTCSDPVNAIESIDFSEFTDVTDVTDVTDVPENEVTEAPDIKIVTEVTEVTDVCDVPNNSEVTVVFENDDILRAKQEEKEKMENILKPGCLRDTKIKNECKESSKHVTISNVTLTFEGERCFHSTLTPEESDINSSKRMSIIRTSEIRTTDFSNTALKAEESRSMRTDSGTSGLHSILIFPLLSISFPLFTVL; encoded by the exons ATGAAGAAGAACAATAGGAACTCTACCACAAGGATCAATAAGCAAGATGCCATCTCCGTCCCACCCTTCCAAGATGCAGGAGATCTTCAAAATATGTTGGATGGAGGAGAGTATGCCCCTTTTGTATCTCCTCCCATATTAGAGAGCAATTTTATCCAG GTTAATAGGAGAGGTGAATCCGTTTACCTTCACAACCGAGCCAACTGGGTGACTGTAGGCATCTGCTCTTCCAGTATCACCCACAAGACACCCAATGTAATGCTTCTGGCACATCTGACACCTGAAGCCCAGAAAGATACAGAACCCCTATTTCAAAGGCTCCTGACATCTCCTTCTCCAGAGAACCTGGTGCTCACCAG GTTTCTCCCTCTACAGTTTGTGACTCTTTCTGTGCACGATGCTGAGAATATGCGCCTCAAAGTAAAGCTGGTCAGTGGTCGAGCCTACTACCTGCAGCTCTGTGCCCCTGCATGTAAACAGGACAACCTATTTTGTCAATGGGTGGAACTCATCTCCCTCTTGAATCAGGAGAAAGCCAAAGTTTCCAAACTGTCAGAAGTCTCAAGCCTCTCGGAAATCACCAATAGCACAGATATCACAGGTTCAGTGGACATCATGGATATTGCAGCATTTGCAGCCATACAGAACCCGCACATGTACACATGTTCAGACCCTGTAAATGCCATAGAAAGCATTGATTTCTCAGAATTCACAGATGTCACCGATGTCACAGACGTCACAGATGTTCCAGAAAATGAGGTCACAGAGGCCCCAGATATAAAAATTGTCACAGAAGTCACAGAAGTCACGGATGTCTGTGATGTCCCAAACAACTCGGAGGTTACAGTGGTATTTGAAAACGATGACATACTAAGGGCCAAGCAAGAGGAAAAG gaaaagatggaaaacattCTGAAGCCTGGGTGTCTACGAGAtacaaaaattaagaatgaatgcAAAGAATCCTCAAAACATGTCACCATCTCAAATGTAACACTGACTTTCGAAGGTGAACGATGTTTTCATTCTACTTTGACTCCAGAAGAAAGTGACATAAATTCATCCAAAAGGATGAGCATTATTAGAACATCTGAAATAAGGACAACTGATTTTAGCAACACAGCTCTCAAGGCTGAGGAATCCAG GAGCATGAGAACTGATTCAGGCACTTCAG GCTTGCATAGTATTTTGATTTTCCCTCTGCTTAgcatttctttccccctttttacaGTCCTCTAA